One genomic window of Pirellulales bacterium includes the following:
- a CDS encoding aspartate kinase gives MPIVVQKFGGTSVADSQKILAAARKAIRTQQEGNQVVMVVSAMGHQTDHLVELAGQITDRPSAREMDMLLSTGEQVSVALMAMAIQSLGHKSISLTGAQIGIRTDSTHTKARIHSISTERMRQLLDEGNIVIAAGFQGIDENFNITTLGRGGSDTTAVALAAVLQADSCEIYTDVDGVYTTDPRQLPEARRVKRISYDEMLELASLGAGVMHSRSIEFAKKFRVPVHVRSSFSDVRGTMIVAQPESNSQPVCGAALAKDEARITIEGVPDRPGVSFAIFSKVAQRNIAVDMIVQNVGAEDKADISFTVPRSDVPATLEALQEVTVEVGAGTVSRDDDVAKLSVVGLGMARQTGVAQKMFQALGDAGVNIETITTSEIKISVLVAREQALNGLRAVHAAFGLDKEPANGAAKMPSQAGTSSSAVEVVRRLQGMEELTVDEISLDDSQARVSINAVPDQPGTAAFLFQQIADAGIFVDMIVQSYSRGGQANLTFTVPEIDLARSTKLAEQVARKFGCGNVVSSPGISKLSVLGVGMRSHAGVAIGLFRSLTEAGINVDLMSTSEVRVNVLVAGFAGERALECLQRAFAAKR, from the coding sequence ATGCCAATCGTCGTTCAAAAATTTGGCGGCACGAGCGTTGCCGATAGCCAGAAAATTCTCGCCGCGGCTCGCAAGGCAATCCGCACGCAGCAGGAGGGCAATCAGGTCGTGATGGTCGTCAGCGCAATGGGGCATCAGACGGATCATTTGGTCGAACTGGCGGGACAAATCACCGATCGCCCCTCGGCCCGCGAAATGGACATGCTCCTCTCGACCGGCGAGCAAGTGAGCGTGGCGCTGATGGCGATGGCCATACAATCGCTTGGGCACAAGTCGATCAGCCTCACCGGCGCGCAAATCGGCATCCGCACCGATAGCACGCACACGAAGGCCCGCATTCATTCGATTTCGACCGAGCGGATGCGGCAACTGCTCGACGAAGGGAACATCGTCATCGCGGCAGGCTTTCAAGGAATTGATGAGAATTTTAACATCACCACGCTCGGCCGCGGCGGCAGCGATACGACCGCCGTGGCGCTGGCCGCGGTGTTGCAGGCCGATTCGTGCGAGATTTACACCGACGTGGACGGCGTCTACACGACCGACCCGCGGCAGTTGCCCGAAGCCCGGCGGGTCAAACGAATTAGCTACGACGAAATGCTCGAATTAGCGAGCCTGGGGGCAGGCGTGATGCACAGTCGCTCGATCGAGTTTGCTAAGAAATTTAGGGTTCCCGTACACGTACGGAGCAGTTTCTCTGACGTGCGGGGGACGATGATCGTGGCCCAACCGGAGTCGAACAGCCAGCCGGTTTGCGGCGCAGCGCTGGCAAAGGACGAAGCCAGGATCACGATCGAAGGCGTGCCCGACCGACCCGGCGTCAGCTTTGCCATCTTCTCTAAAGTCGCGCAGCGAAATATTGCCGTCGATATGATCGTCCAGAATGTCGGAGCCGAAGATAAGGCCGATATTTCTTTCACCGTGCCGCGCAGCGACGTGCCCGCAACTTTGGAAGCGCTGCAGGAGGTGACCGTGGAAGTCGGCGCTGGAACAGTGTCGCGCGACGACGATGTAGCGAAGCTCTCGGTCGTCGGCTTGGGCATGGCTCGGCAAACGGGCGTGGCACAAAAAATGTTCCAGGCGCTCGGCGATGCTGGCGTGAACATCGAAACGATTACCACCAGCGAAATCAAGATCAGCGTATTGGTCGCACGCGAACAGGCGCTGAACGGTTTGCGAGCCGTGCATGCGGCCTTTGGATTGGACAAAGAGCCTGCCAATGGCGCTGCCAAGATGCCCAGCCAGGCAGGCACATCGTCCAGCGCCGTCGAAGTCGTCAGACGGCTGCAAGGGATGGAAGAATTGACGGTCGACGAAATCTCGCTTGACGACAGCCAGGCTCGCGTGTCGATCAATGCCGTGCCCGATCAACCAGGCACGGCGGCGTTCCTCTTCCAGCAGATTGCCGACGCCGGAATCTTCGTCGATATGATCGTTCAAAGCTACAGCCGCGGCGGGCAGGCCAATCTGACGTTTACCGTTCCAGAAATCGACCTTGCGCGGAGTACGAAATTGGCCGAGCAAGTCGCCCGGAAGTTTGGCTGTGGCAACGTGGTAAGCTCTCCCGGAATTTCCAAGCTGTCGGTGCTGGGCGTCGGAATGCGCAGCCACGCCGGCGTGGCGATTGGGCTATTCAGGTCGCTGACGGAGGCGGGTATCAATGTCGATTTGATGAGCACCAGCGAAGTGCGTGTTAATGTCCTCGTTGCAGGCTTCGCCGGCGAACGGGCCTTGGAATGCCTGCAGCGGGCATTTGCGGCCAAACGCTAG
- a CDS encoding ribulose-phosphate 3-epimerase: protein MIEIAPSILSADFACLGQQVSEALACGVKRIHVDVMDGHFVPNISMGPHVVKCLKPVVATAGAMLETHLMIEQPERYLAEFINAGAELVTVHVETCPHLHRTLQQIRELGAKAGVTLNPATPLVDIEAVLENVDLVLVMTVNPGFGGQKFITSMLDKIRALRAMLDARALQRVPIEVDGGIHTGTLAAVVQAGAAIAVVGSGVFNSRGSVKANLDALGKAAGG from the coding sequence ATGATCGAAATTGCCCCTTCTATTTTGTCCGCCGATTTTGCTTGCTTGGGTCAACAGGTGAGCGAGGCGCTGGCGTGCGGCGTGAAACGGATTCACGTCGATGTGATGGACGGCCATTTTGTGCCGAACATTTCGATGGGGCCGCATGTCGTGAAATGTCTAAAGCCGGTCGTCGCCACTGCCGGTGCGATGCTCGAGACGCATCTAATGATTGAGCAGCCGGAGCGATATTTGGCGGAATTCATCAATGCGGGCGCCGAGCTAGTCACGGTGCACGTCGAAACTTGCCCGCATTTGCATCGTACGCTGCAACAAATTCGCGAATTGGGAGCCAAGGCCGGCGTGACATTGAATCCCGCAACGCCACTGGTCGACATTGAAGCGGTGCTGGAGAACGTTGATCTGGTGCTGGTGATGACCGTAAATCCTGGTTTTGGCGGACAGAAATTTATCACCTCAATGCTCGATAAAATTCGCGCACTGCGAGCGATGCTTGATGCACGAGCATTGCAGCGGGTGCCGATCGAAGTAGACGGCGGCATTCACACCGGTACACTTGCGGCAGTGGTACAGGCCGGGGCGGCCATTGCTGTGGTAGGGTCGGGAGTGTTCAACAGCCGGGGGAGCGTGAAAGCAAATCTCGATGCGCTGGGCAAAGCCGCCGGCGGCTGA
- a CDS encoding YbjQ family protein, whose amino-acid sequence MIVTTGFEITGHEIAVYLGIVRGIVVRSPNIAQGIMGSLKSIVGGNIESFAQVCEKAREDAYERMVAHAQQLLADAVIGMRYDADQFAENATEVLCYGTAIKLAKR is encoded by the coding sequence ATGATTGTCACTACTGGTTTTGAGATTACGGGACACGAAATTGCTGTCTATTTGGGCATCGTCCGTGGTATCGTCGTTCGGTCGCCGAACATTGCCCAGGGAATCATGGGCAGTTTGAAATCGATTGTCGGCGGCAATATCGAATCGTTCGCTCAGGTGTGCGAAAAAGCGCGCGAAGACGCCTATGAACGCATGGTCGCCCACGCCCAACAATTATTGGCCGATGCCGTCATCGGCATGCGCTACGATGCCGATCAATTCGCGGAAAATGCCACCGAAGTGCTGTGTTACGGCACGGCTATCAAGTTGGCGAAGCGATAA